From the genome of Vicia villosa cultivar HV-30 ecotype Madison, WI linkage group LG2, Vvil1.0, whole genome shotgun sequence, one region includes:
- the LOC131651497 gene encoding germin-like protein subfamily 1 member 1 yields MTLPLLFFTLSLLLGQSISDPDPLQDYCIADNKNTFFTNGLPCMDPKQATSSHFATSSLSKPGNTTNMFGFNVTPTSPVNLPGLNTLGLTLVRVDIAGNGIVPPHSHPRASEVTTCLKGLLLVGFVDTSNRAFTQNLSPGESFVFPKGLVHFLYNRDSKEPAIAISGLNSQNPGAQIASIASFASKPFIPNEILKKAFQISGQDVEMIRRKLGG; encoded by the coding sequence ATGACTCTTCCACTACTTTTTTTCACACTATCTCTTCTTTTGGGCCAATCAATTTCTGACCCTGACCCACTTCAAGATTATTGCATTGCAGacaacaaaaacacatttttCACAAATGGGCTACCATGCATGGACCCAAAACAAGCCACATCATCTCATTTTGCAACATCCTCATTATCAAAGCCCGGTAACACGACAAACATGTTCGGTTTCAATGTCACGCCAACAAGCCCGGTTAACCTACCCGGGCTCAACACATTGGGCCTAACATTAGTCCGTGTCGATATAGCGGGTAATGGAATCGTGCCACCGCATTCTCACCCACGGGCCTCGGAAGTTACCACATGTTTAAAAGGGCTTTTACTCGTGGGCTTTGTCGATACATCTAATCGGGCTTTTACGCAGAATTTAAGCCCGGGTGAATCGTTTGTTTTTCCGAAAGGGCTTGTGCATTTTTTGTATAACCGTGACTCTAAGGAACCAGCAATAGCAATCTCTGGGCTTAATAGTCAGAATCCAGGTGCACAAATTGcttcaattgcatcatttgctAGTAAACCTTTTATTCCTAATGAAATACTTAAGAAGGCTTTTCAAATTAGTGGTCAAGATGTTGAAATGATTAGGAGGAAACTTGGTGGATGA
- the LOC131651496 gene encoding probable galacturonosyltransferase-like 9, with translation MLPLRLTVVVSSLLLSCIFQPFCLGIRSFPTVDSTATTTSTTTSTATTNLFHFSEAPEYRNGAGCPVPGNKNSIPSCDPSLVHIAMTLDSGYLRGSIAAVHSVLRHSSCPENVFFHFISAEFDPVSPRLLTRLVRSIFPSLNFKVYIFREDTVINLISSSIRLALENPLNYARNYLGDMLDSCVERVIYLDSDIVVVDDISKLWSVKMAEGKVIGAPEYCHANFTKYFTDEFWVDPLLSRVFGARKACYFNTGVMVMDMVKWREGNYRKRIENWMELQKKRRIYELGSLPPFLLVFAGNVEAIDHRWNQHGLGGDNLNGVCRSLHPGPVSLLHWSGKGKPWVRLDEKKACPLDSLWEPYDLYKPRSYKDQEIQPWSFSSSILVGYAHDLL, from the coding sequence ATGCTTCCCCTACGCTTAACCGTCGTCGTTTCATCTCTCCTCCTTTCTTGCATCTTCCAACCCTTCTGTCTCGGGATCCGCTCCTTCCCCACCGTAGACTCCACCGCCACCACCACCAGCACCACCACTTCCACCGCAACCACTAACCTCTTCCACTTCTCCGAAGCCCCGGAGTACCGAAACGGCGCCGGTTGCCCTGTCCCCGGCAACAAAAACTCCATCCCATCATGCGACCCATCTCTAGTCCACATCGCAATGACACTCGACTCCGGCTACCTCCGCGGCTCCATCGCCGCCGTCCACTCCGTCCTCCGCCACTCCTCCTGCCCCGAAAACGTTTTCTTCCATTTCATCTCCGCCGAGTTCGACCCAGTGAGTCCACGTCTCTTGACTCGTCTGGTAAGATCCATTTTCCCCTCCCTCAACTTCAAAGTTTACATCTTTCGTGAAGACACCGTCATAAACCTCATCTCCTCCTCCATCCGCTTAGCCCTAGAGAATCCCTTAAACTACGCGAGAAACTATCTCGGTGACATGCTTGACTCGTGCGTTGAACGAGTTATCTATCTTGACTCAGATATCGTCGTTGTCGACGATATTTCCAAGCTATGGAGTGTGAAAATGGCTGAAGGTAAGGTTATCGGTGCACCAGAATATTGCCATGCGAATTTCACGAAGTATTTCACAGACGAATTCTGGGTTGACCCTTTACTGTCACGCGTGTTTGGAGCAAGAAAGGCTTGTTATTTCAACACGGGTGTGATGGTGATGGACATGGTGAAATGGAGGGAAGGGAATTACCGGAAGAGGATTGAGAACTGGATGGAGTTGCAGAAGAAGAGGAGGATTTATGAGCTGGGTTCTTTGCCACCATTTTTGCTGGTTTTTGCAGGGAATGTGGAAGCGATTGATCATAGATGGAATCAGCATGGACTTGGTGGGGATAATTTGAATGGGGTTTGTAGATCTTTGCATCCTGGGCCTGTGAGTTTGTTGCATTGGAGTGGGAAAGGGAAGCCATGGGTAAGGCTTGATGAGAAGAAGGCTTGTCCTTTGGATTCTCTTTGGGAGCCTTATGATCTTTATAAGCCTAGGAGTTATAAAGATCAGGAGATTCAACCTTGGAGTTTTTCGTCTTCCATTTTGGTTGGATATGCTCATGATTTGTTGTGA